The Staphylococcus sp. 17KM0847 DNA segment TCAATGATTGCGCTGTTTGGTGAATACATCGTTTCACAGTACTCGGAGACACACAACAATCCTTCGCAATATCAACTTCAGAACGCACTTGTGTTAGCTTGTCTTGAATGGCCAGTTTCACACGATTGGTAATAAAACAGTTCTCTTACACAATATTTGTAGAAGCTGTAAAGGTGCTTTGACAGTACTGACACTTATAACGTTGTTTCGCTATATTAAAATAAACATAGGATTCTTGAGATTTTAACAACGTTAAACGAGATATACGCTTACCATGTTTATGAATGTGTCCCTCATTCTTATGCCCACATTTTTCACAACACTGGGGTGTATATGAAAGTGTGCCATAAATGACTGTGGAAAGCTGCCCCCGTACTTCAACATCGTCTTGAACATCTACCACCTGTATATTTTTGTCTTTTATTTTAAGTCGTTTTAATATATCATTACACATAGGCGTATCATGTCTCCTTTAATTTGGGTTTAAGGCACTTAAAATTATAGAGACCTATGCGCTTTTTGTATACAAAAAAGGTGAAGAATCTTTTTTTATCTTACTTCTTAGTATGATGAATTTAGGTTCTCTATCTCATTTTCCTTTTCAAAGAAAAATGAACGAAAATACAAACGATTTAATTCAAGAATATATCATTAAAAGTACTAATATTACATTTCTAATGAACAAATAAAAGTATTTATACATAAGGTTAACACTAGATCTCATAAATGATTACATTGGCAAACACCCCATGAAGTATTTAATCGTGAGGTGTTACGCTTAATTTAACAATTGAAGATATAAAGAGTAAACTGGATTCATTATTTTCTATCCTAAGGAGATAAGGGCACTATTTTATAACAATTGTATAAGATTAATGTTTTTTGTTGTTTGAATTATTTAATTAAATTATAATAAAACAAAAGCGAGTAAAGGATGTATATAATGACTATCAAAGTTGCTACAATTGGATCTTGCATTACAAGAGATAATTTTAACTCTAAAATTAACCCATATTATAAGTTGTTTTTTGATGTTATTGCTCATCAAAATCAAACAGCCATTCCGAGTTTGATGTCAGATAAACTCGAATTACAAGTTACAGAATCATTTATAAATAAGACTAATTATGTTCAAAACTTATTATTAAGAGAATTTGACAAAAGTTTTTTGGAAACTTTAAAAAAAGAAAAACCACAATATTTATTAATGGATCTCGATCCAGATGTGAAATTTGGATTGTTGAAAATTGAAGATAATAGCTATATAACAAACAACTCCAACTTTAAAGGTATTAACCAATTAGACACATCTGGAACATTAAATATAAATGATGATTTTGGTCAGTATTTTGAAATTTGGAGTCGAGCTATACATAAATTTTTTGAATTTATAAATAATGAAGTAACAGGCTGTAAAGTTATTTTAGTTAAAGGAAGATTTACAGATACTTTCACAGATGGAACTACTTTAACTGAATTAAGAACTCAACAGAACATTCCTTTACAAGATTTCGAATCTATGAATAAGGTATGGGATAAATTAGACGATTATATAGTTAAAAATTTCGATGTTGAAGTACTAGATATGACCAATACTCACTTTAAGTTAGATAAAAACCATATATGGGGACCATATTATTTACATTATGAGAAAAAGTTTTATAATAAATTTTTAAATGAATTGGTTAATATTACATATAAAAATTGCAACAGTTTGGCAGATGATTTGGCAAGAAGTGTCCAACGAATTTTTATTGATGACGAATTAGAACTCTTACACACTAAAACAGTTGAAGTTATTTTAAACTCAGAAAAAAACATCATTCAAATGTCTAGAAGAAATGAAAAAATTTACAGTTTATATAAAGAATTGCTTAAAAATGACTATATTTTATATTTTCATAAAGATGGTGTATCCAAACTTTATAAACGTAAATATATTAAAGAATTGTGGAAAAGGAATGATTTGTATCAAGAAGGAGATGTTTTTTATACTTTAGATAAACCTGTAGAACGTAAAGAAAATAAAAGTTCTATTGATAAAAAATTGATTGTTATATTTCCATGTATGCCAAACGTTGAAGTATATGATAGTTATTTAATGACTAACAGAATGTTCACTAAATTCTTTAACGGAATTGAAAGAAGTCTAGTCAAAAATGTATATACTATGAGAATTATGGATTTAAACCTTTCTCACGGTTCACATTATATTAACTCTGTGAATAATGAAACTTTTGAAAATGATATTACGAATGCCATTATGAGAGTTAAAGAAGAACTCAATATTGATAAAGAAGATATTGTATTATACGGTGCTTCTAAAGGTGGTACGGGTTCATTGTACTATGGTTCAAAATTAGATTTAAAATGTTTAGCTGTTGATCCAATTATCAGTTTGGGTGAATATAATGTGAGAGATGAACATTTTCTTAAAGGTTTAAGAAAAGAAGATATAAGCGATAATATTAATGAATATCTAAAGACTGGTTCAGAAAGCGAAAAATATATAATAGGTTCTGAGAATGTTCCTTTTAATTTTTCACATATCTCAAAAATTGAAGGGGATAACATTGTAAAATTAAATAAAGTTGATGAACATATAAAGGCACATCCTGATGTTTCGAGAAATACAATACCAGAACAATTAATGATATTAAATAAAATGTTGTTGAATATAAAGTTTTAGATTAGAGAAAGTTAAACTATGAATGAAAAGTAAATGATAGTAGTTCGCTTGTATATGTCTGTTTAATAAGTTCTCAATTTATTACAGTACTCAATTTTATAAGGTAATACTGAGAGTCATATTGGCATGTTGCTTATGAGTCATAACGATATTTTATTCATAACTTGAATATCAGGGTATTTTAAGAAATTTTAATATGCTATGATATATAGGCGCTCGATATCTTTTTTATATTTGAGGTGTTAATACTTCAAATTATAAGGCATCAGCGCTTTTTGTATACCAAAAAAGGTGAGACAGCATATGCTATCTCACCACAAAAGTAAAGATTATTTTTTAAATGTGTCTACTAAGCCTTTAATTAATCTAACGATACCGAGAATAATACTTGCCCAAGTCATGAGTACGCCTCCTCTTTGTTTGAATTACTTATAGTTTAAAGAGAATAAACCGTATTTTGTGACTTTATGCATAGCTTATCAAATTTAATGCAAAACTGTTTGATCTGTAAGTGGAGTTAACAGTTGGGCAGTCATAGCTGATGCATGAATTATAAAGTGTTAGGACTCCTTATAAGTTGCTATAAAAAATTAGAGCAAATACAAGAAAATTACACTTCGATTATATGCATTAGATGGAGAGAAAGAGTGTAGCTTATCAATATATTTTGATTTAGTCTGCTATTATTCTCTTTTTAGTGTTTTTGTACTGCGCATATTTGAAAATGATATGACAGCATTTTAAAGTATGTTAGGAACAGTTGTGCATCTCAAATGTTTGATATTAACTTCAATTTTAACAGTTAGGCACTGAAAAAGAAGAGTTTAGAAATATTGAACATTTATTGACAAGGTTGAGATACAATAAAGTTAACAAAACGAAGCGCATCGTAACATGCTTGGTTTTGAAAATTCTTAATTTAAGGAGTGTATTGACACATGTCAGAAATTATCAACGCAATTAAGGATACAGTACAAGCAGGATTAGATCAAGACTGGGTAACAATGGGGACAGGTATTGCTGACGTTGTTGCTAAAGGTATCGACTTTGTTATTGGTTTCTTCGGTTAATTGCTAACCTTTCATATTATCTATAAAAGCTAGGCCTCGGAATTTATCCGTGTCCCTAGCTTTTTATTTATGATCTGATGATATATTTTGGAGTATGATGGTTTTGATTTTAAGTCGTTTATAAACGACTTATATTAAGGTGTCCAAATTAAAATATCGTGTCCATCATCATTTTTAGCTTCTAAATCTGTAAACCCATTTTTTATGAAGAAGTTTTTAGATTCGAATCGTGCAATTGCTTTAATAGGATGTCCAAACGATTTGGCGAATGCCAGTAAGTCAGAACCATACCCTTTGCCCCAATATTTTTCGAGCACTTCTAATTTCCAAACTACTAAATAATCTTCATAGTCTGGGAAATACGTCTCTTCTACATCTCCTTTACGATAGAGTGCCATACGTGCTGCGATTTTTTCGCCAACGTAGATGCCATAAAATGGTGACTCAGAACTTGCATCTATCATTTCACCGTGTAATTCATCAACCATATAAAGATCTTTGTTGCCAAAATCTTTACGGAATGCCTCAAATAGTTCTTCAGTCTTATAATTAATATCAAGATGTGTCACTTTAGCCATGTGCAGTCCCCCCTTATTGATTTGACTATATTATATCGCAATTAATAATGTTATTGAAGTAAGCCGTTAAATTGTCAGATGCTTGCTTAAATATTATACTGTTAACGAATACGATTTAAGGAGAAATGAGCATGGATTGTTTAAATATTACAGTCAATGAAAAGGATTCATTTATAAAGGAATATACCAATCATAATGCCCAAATTTTAAAATTTTATGCGTTTGACCCTAATTCGAGTGAAAGTTACGACCAACGCATGACTTCGCCAAATAATGGGAGGGAACAAGCTGTTGCGAGTGCAATTCGTGCATATATGTCTGATGTATCATTAACAGAAGAACAGCAAGAAAACCTTAATGCTTTAGCAGATGGTGCAAAAGTTGTTATTGGTGGGCAACAAGCGGGACTTTTTACAGGTCCTTTGTATACATTTCATAAAATATTATCTATCATTACTAAAGCAAAGGAGCTCTCTCAAACATACGATGCGCGTGTTGTACCTGTATTTTGGATTGCGGGAGAAGATCATGACTTTGAAGAAGTTAATCATGCATATACTATGCAACAACGTACAGGTACATTGAAAAAAGTGAAATATCACACATTAACGCCACCTGAAACGACAGTATCGCGATATGTGCCTGATCGAGAAGCATTACATAATGCATTAACACAGTTTTTTGAAGCACTACCTGAAACTGTGTATTCCAAATCATTAATTGAAGAGATAGAGCATTTTATTGATAGCGCAGAGACATGGGTTGACTTGTTTAAGTTAATAGTACAACGATGTTTCGGTTCACATGGTATTTTAATGATTGATGCACAATGCAAG contains these protein-coding regions:
- a CDS encoding beta-class phenol-soluble modulin: MSEIINAIKDTVQAGLDQDWVTMGTGIADVVAKGIDFVIGFFG
- a CDS encoding accessory Sec system protein Asp2; amino-acid sequence: MTIKVATIGSCITRDNFNSKINPYYKLFFDVIAHQNQTAIPSLMSDKLELQVTESFINKTNYVQNLLLREFDKSFLETLKKEKPQYLLMDLDPDVKFGLLKIEDNSYITNNSNFKGINQLDTSGTLNINDDFGQYFEIWSRAIHKFFEFINNEVTGCKVILVKGRFTDTFTDGTTLTELRTQQNIPLQDFESMNKVWDKLDDYIVKNFDVEVLDMTNTHFKLDKNHIWGPYYLHYEKKFYNKFLNELVNITYKNCNSLADDLARSVQRIFIDDELELLHTKTVEVILNSEKNIIQMSRRNEKIYSLYKELLKNDYILYFHKDGVSKLYKRKYIKELWKRNDLYQEGDVFYTLDKPVERKENKSSIDKKLIVIFPCMPNVEVYDSYLMTNRMFTKFFNGIERSLVKNVYTMRIMDLNLSHGSHYINSVNNETFENDITNAIMRVKEELNIDKEDIVLYGASKGGTGSLYYGSKLDLKCLAVDPIISLGEYNVRDEHFLKGLRKEDISDNINEYLKTGSESEKYIIGSENVPFNFSHISKIEGDNIVKLNKVDEHIKAHPDVSRNTIPEQLMILNKMLLNIKF
- a CDS encoding alpha-1/alpha-2 family phenol-soluble modulin encodes the protein MTWASIILGIVRLIKGLVDTFKK
- a CDS encoding N-acetyltransferase, with the translated sequence MAKVTHLDINYKTEELFEAFRKDFGNKDLYMVDELHGEMIDASSESPFYGIYVGEKIAARMALYRKGDVEETYFPDYEDYLVVWKLEVLEKYWGKGYGSDLLAFAKSFGHPIKAIARFESKNFFIKNGFTDLEAKNDDGHDILIWTP